A single window of Spartinivicinus poritis DNA harbors:
- a CDS encoding substrate-binding periplasmic protein, with amino-acid sequence MISPKNIRKLWVVVFFCIQCVLCRSIFAEKWTVVTHPNYPPYNYKDKSGQPAGLDTELVRAVLDHLKIDYKIVFVPWSRVVHMTEQNELDLAYQFKSKPERREKYLLVGPLRSGKTVFAVKKASKIKDYNGLAGLQAYSVGMNLGYSYGTAFDDARQIKKTAVKTNEQLIEMLVLGRVEIIIGDLHTLTFAAKQMGKYNDIRFLPSIYQEFDRYVAVPKNRAANAGWFDHGLNTLRETGEYDKIMDKWR; translated from the coding sequence ATGATCAGTCCGAAAAACATCCGTAAGTTATGGGTTGTAGTGTTCTTTTGTATTCAGTGTGTTCTCTGTAGGTCGATTTTTGCTGAAAAATGGACTGTGGTGACTCATCCAAACTACCCGCCTTACAATTACAAGGATAAATCTGGCCAGCCCGCGGGATTGGACACGGAGCTGGTCAGGGCTGTATTGGATCATCTGAAAATCGACTATAAAATTGTTTTTGTACCCTGGAGCAGGGTCGTTCACATGACAGAACAAAACGAACTGGATCTGGCCTATCAATTCAAATCGAAGCCTGAGCGCCGAGAAAAATATTTGCTTGTCGGGCCATTACGCAGTGGTAAGACAGTTTTTGCTGTGAAAAAGGCTTCGAAAATTAAAGATTATAATGGATTAGCAGGCTTACAAGCGTACTCCGTGGGTATGAATCTGGGGTACTCCTACGGAACAGCGTTTGATGACGCCCGCCAAATTAAAAAAACAGCGGTAAAAACCAACGAACAGCTGATTGAGATGTTGGTGCTTGGGCGCGTGGAAATCATCATTGGTGATTTACATACATTAACCTTTGCCGCTAAACAGATGGGTAAATACAACGATATTCGCTTCTTGCCTTCAATTTACCAAGAGTTTGATCGTTATGTCGCCGTACCCAAAAACAGAGCCGCCAATGCAGGATGGTTTGATCATGGTCTCAATACCTTAAGAGAAACTGGCGAGTACGATAAAATCATGGATAAGTGGCGATAA